In the genome of Drosophila kikkawai strain 14028-0561.14 chromosome 2R, DkikHiC1v2, whole genome shotgun sequence, the window caaaggtcgCCGTTACCTACCTGGACGTAGCTTgtaagtaatttgttgcaaacctttgttgaaagtggtgtttgatgcgttctctgataaggacgccgtgggctttaccatctggatgatctgtgcggtggaaggtataacctcttatatggaagttgtatctgcttgtgaggtgcgtttcaaccagtagcatggcgtcgatgtggttttcatttaggaattgtgttagttcattccacgtggatatacgtagattagatattgattatttcgactgttgtgctacgagcaactgtatcaccatattctgattctggacgagcgtttgcatggtcgttttcataaatgacatgagtacaatcatactttgttgcatggtcaccatcatggattccaggttgttttgtggctgccctggagcctgctgagcatttactgagtttgaggggagtggattttgcaaaCCTGTCCGTAGGGCTTCGGCGTAgaagatgcccgtgggggcatttagcggaccaaaagaagatctgggtgctttggcaaaaaatacatctggagtagtttttgaattataatacacaaaatgtgtattttgttggcgtgtagctgtcgctcttcgcatgcgactcttcagctccttgtagaccacacagcctctgtagttagctgtatggtttcctccacagtttccacattttttcgtgttggggtcttctttgttcgcagggcagtgtgcggagttgtggaaatctccacagactacgcagactgaccgaagggtgcagtatgtccttgtatgaccatactcctggtaatttgtgcattgcacataGAACATTGAGGCCGGTGGCTATTGGGGACCGGCGGGAGCTTCCGTCGGAAGAAGGACGAGCTTCGCTATGGGACGCTTAATGAGTCCCCGCGCCGTGCGGATGTCGACCACACGGACATGGCCATCGGCTCCGGGAAAGACCGCATCAATCCTGCCTAAACGCCACTCATTGGACGGAAGGTTGTCCTCCTTGACAACCACCATGTCCCCGACCGGAAGATTCCTTGCCGGAGCTCGCCACTTATTCCGCTTATGGAGTTCCTTCAGgtactcctccttccatcgtAGACGAAATTGCTGGTTAAGAGCCTTCAGGTGTTGCCAGCGGTTTATGATGGCCGTGGCGTCCCCCTTTATTTCGGGTTCAACCACGGCGAGGAGGGGCCCCCCAACAAGAAAGTGCCCCGGAGTCAGTGCCAACAGGTCCGCGGGGTCTTCGGACATTGGCGCGAGCGGACGCGAATTCAGGCACGCCTCGATCTTAGCTAGAAGCGTAGATGGCTCTTCGAATGTGTATTTTCGCGTGGCCGTAGACTTGTAGAACAGGGTCTTTTAACGCCTGCCTCCCACAAGCCTCCCATATGGGGGGCTCCCGGCGGAATGAACTGCCAGAGCAGCTGCTGGTGACTGTAAGCACCAGTCACAGCCTCCTTGACAGCTTGTAGGAAGTCTCGGGAGAGAAGGGTAGCCGCACCCACGAAGGTCTTCCCGTTGTCCGACTGAACCTGACGGGGGCATCCTCTTCGGGACACAAACCGGGCAAAAGCGGCGAGAAACTTCTCAGTCGTAAGGTCGGATGTGGGCTCTAGATGAATGGCCTTAGTGCAGAAGCACACGAACACCAACACATACCCCTTTGTGATGAGGCAAGCTCGACCCGTGTAATTCTTTATGTCGAAGGGACCCGCATAGTCCACACCAGTAAATGTGAAGGGGCGCGAAAAGGACGTCCGTTCTTGCGGTAAGTCTCCCATGAGTTGCGTTTGCAACTTCTTTTTGTGGATGACGCATATCTAGCAGGAATAGATGACGGACTTGACTAAATTCCTCACCCTTGGGATCCAAAATTTTGGAACGGATCAGGCGGATCATCAGCTGGTTGCCACCGTGCAACGTTATGCGATGCGTAAATCGGACTAGGAGTCGAGACAGATGGCAGTCGTATGGCAGGATGACCGGATGCCGTTCGTCATATTGGAGAAGATCGGAGGACGTGACACGGCCGCATGCTCTCATGAGTCCTTGGGAGTCAAGGAACGGGTTCAGGTTCTGAACCGGACTGGATGCTGGCACTGGCCGCTTTTGACTTAAGCAGCCAATTTCAAGGACGAAGTGCCTGCGTTGCGTGACGGAAATTAGGAGACGTTCGGCCGCCGCGATTTCTGAAGCTGTCAGGTGATCCTCAACCGGAGACAAGATCTTTCGTGCGCGCTGAATAAACCGATGAACGTACGCGAAGACTCGCAACGCCTTGTCGAGCGTCGAAAATCGGTCAAGAAGGTCTTCAGGGGGACACACATGGACTCTGACGGCTCGCTTCTCGAGATCAGTCACAGGGGAATCATTGCATTGGATGGGCCACTCGCCGCGCGGTCTTTGCAGCCAGGCTGGACCATGCCACCACAGCTGGCTGTCTGCGAGGTCTTGAAGCCCGACCCCCCGGCTGGCAAGATCGGCCGGGTTATGTTCGGAGCGGCATGTGCCCATCTCTCGACCTCAGTGAATTGGGTAATCTTGGTCACCCGATTGGCCACGAAAGTTGTCCAGTGACACGCCGGCCTATGCAACCAAGCGAGCACAATCGCGGAGTCAGTCCAACAGTACAGGGCGGACGCAGGCCCGGGCATCTTCGGAAGAATGGCGCTGGCCATTTCGGACAGTAGCAATGCCCCTCATAACTCGAGCCGCGAAAGTGACACCGTTTACTGGGGCAACCCTCGTTTTTGCCGTTAGCAGATTCACCATCACAGTGGACCCAGCCTCCACCCGGACGTAAATGGCGGCGCCATACGCCTTCTGCGAGGCATCGCAGAACCCATGATGCTCCACCTTCAAATGGGGTCGGAACGCGACCCATCGGGGAATGCGGATCTGATCGAGAGCGGAGTAGTGTCCCAGGCAGTCAACCCATCTCTGGCAGAAATCTCGAGGGAGGTCATCGTCCCATGCTAGATCTTGGAGCCAAATTTCCTGCATGAACATCTTTGCCTGGACGATGAAGGGGGCGAGCCAGCCCGCTGGATCAAATAACTTGGCAATCTGGGATAGGACCTGTCGCTTCGTGAACGATGATCCCGCGGTCAATTCGGGCGGAATGAAAAAGAACTCATCAGACGTCGCTTTCCAACGTACGCCGAGAGTCTTAGCCGTGCTCTCTGCGTCGATCTCGAGGAAATCAGCCGTCTTCAGCTCGTAGTCGCGGAGTTCCCCATTGGAATTGCGAAACAGGATGCGCTGGAAAGGAGTATGCTGGGGATCTACCCAAATTTGGCGATACATCTTTTCGATGTCGGCATTGATCACAAACATAAAGTACCTCCACTTTAGGATTTGAATCGTGAGGTCGGATTGTAAGAGCGGGCCCGCATATAGAATGTCATTCAGGCTGGTCCCGTTTGCGGAGGGGCTCGAAGCATTAAAAACCACACGGACCTTAGTGGTGGTGCTTTCAGGCTTCAGAACCGCATGATGAGGAAGGTAGTATGTGGCGGAACTGCTCGTCGACGGAACCTCGGCCATGTGACCTAATTCGAGGTATTCTTGGATGACAGCATCATACCGGGCCTTGAGGGGAGGATCCCTCTTTAGGCGCTGCTCGTTACGTAGGAACTGAGCCAGAGCAAAGGATCGCGAAGATGCGAGCTCGGACCCCTTGTGTGCGGGGTCGCGTAAGGGAAGCGTTACCACGTACTTGCCACAGTTGTCTCTTCGTGTAGTTTGGACGAAATTCTTCTCACAGACGGAATCAGACTCTGGGACAATCTGTTTGGACACttcctccacctcccagaaTTTGGTAAGGAGCTGGTCTAGGGAGTCGTCGAGGGCGCAGGTAACTCGTGTGGCGAAGGCGGAAACACTGCGGGGGGCCGCTGGAGATACTGGGCCTGTCAATACCCATCCAAAAATGGTCTCCTGGCCAAGAAGGGAGCCGCAAATGTTAGCCttggagttgccgaggagaatAGACGGAAGAATGTCGGCTCCTATTAGGACATCGATTTGGGAGCTCTCAAAGAACTTGGGATCCGCCAGGGGGATGTCAGGAATCCCCTTAAGAAGATCTCGTGGGACTGGATACGAGGGCAGACTCCCGGCTAGCTGCGGAAGAACGTAAGCTGCAGTCTCTAactgcagcccgggtctggaGGGAGATCGCATGGAAAACTGGCAGAGCTTCGTGGACTGAGCGGTAACGGTGTGATTCAGGCCCGAGACTTGGGCTTGGATAGTCGTGAACGGAAGTTTGACGAGGTTGAAAAGCCTCTCCGTGATGAATGTCGCCTCGGAACCCGAGTCGATTAAGGCTTGCGCCTGGAAATTGCACCCTAAATGGCAAATGTCAATGAGGGCTGTGCCCAGTAAAACGGCCCTTGAGCCCGAAGCGAAACACACCTGCACATCAGGATGATCCTCAGGAGTGGCCGCGGGTCGAGGCCTGGCTGGCGCAGGTAGACTTGGAGCGGTCGCGAATGGATTACCGCGGTGCAGGAGGGTATGATGGCGACTGTGGCAAGTGAAGCAACTACGGGCACTATTACAGTCCCGCTGTTGGTGCCCTCGCGCAAAACAGTTAAGGCATAACTGTTTTCTCTTAATATAGTCGGAGCGACTATTTACGTCCATCTCGAGGAACCGTGGACACACGCGAATCGGATGGTTCTCCCTGGAACAAAGATCACATCCTCTTTGGGCCGGAGCCACTCTGGCCTCGTAGGAGTTGAGCCTGCATGCTGGGGCGTCCGCAGCCGTCGGTCTTGGCGGAATTTGCCCTGCTAGGCCTGATGTCGTCGATCGCTTCCAGAGTGCGATGCCGCTCTGTCAGAAACAAATCTAACTCGttccaggtcggaatttcAGCCTTATTGtgtatggattgctcccacatcgAAAGTGTGATTTTGGGAAGCTTTAAGGAAACCATATACACTAAGAGACAATCCCACGCCTCGATTTGAATGGAGGACATCTCTAAGGCTGTCAGACAACTTTGGACGGTGCCTTGCAGTTCTTTTAGAGCTGCTCCGCTTTCTTGGGGGACTGCTGGAAGGTTGAATAggatttttaactggctgttgacGAGCAACCGCCGATTTTCGAACCGTTCGGTGAGGCTCTGCCATGCGGAGATGAACCCTTCGTTTGTAAGAGGGGCCTTCGACACAATGGCATGTGCATCGCCACTTGTCTTTGACAACAGGTGGAACAGCttttccaccggtgtgagACGCGAATTCTGGATATAGATCGCCGTAAAAAGGTCTCGGAACGTTGGCCACCGAATATAGTCCCCAGTGAAGacttctgtgtccactggtggcagacGACAACCCGTAGAAGGGGGTGGTTGACTACTGGCGGAAGCCTGTGTGGGTTGGAAGGCGGCCCTGTCAATTACGTCCTGCAGCTGAAACATACACTTCGAAAACACAGAATAGCAGTAACTATACTTCGATTCTAGCTCTGATGCAATGGTCGGAGGGTCGTCGGATTCGGCAAGGAggtcggagcagctttcatagcttttctccaccttttCCCACAGGGCCCTAATTTGGTCCCGGTGGATTTGGCACATGCCAGGGGGCAATCTGTCCGTGTCAGGTGCAGGTTAGCCTCGAAGTGGCTAACACGGTCTGTTGTGGCAATAAATTTCTTGAGGGCAATATCTATCGCCTTTTGAGCCATCTTGGACACGGATCGCGTAGATCTGGATGAGGTACTGGGGGCAGTGTCGAGGGCCTCTTGActttttgcccttggagtGGGAGTGGCCGCCTTTGCCTTTAATTGATCAGGCCGAGGAGATCCGGACTGGGACCCTTCCAGAGTGATTGCTGGAATCAGAGGAGTCTGTTCCTCGTCTCCCGTGGGCATCCTTGAAGTCGAATGGGTCGCGAATCAGTTGGTCGCCGCAGGAAACGGACAAGTCCCGaactcaatggttcgaaaacgTGACGGAAAACAAGTTTTGGAATGGGACTTGGGATCACTTTGGCAAAGGGGCGCAATAGGAACTGCCGGAAGCCGCGGAATTGTATAACTTATGCAGTACAAAATATCCCAGAAAATTCCGCACTCGGAGGGGAGGACAATGTGCTCGCTTACGGTCACACTGCCAGTGGCTGCTGCGGGTGAATTCAAGAATTAAATGCCGGGCTCAGGTTCTGagagcctcgggcaccaccgagcaaaaaaaattgacGAAAACTCGTGAAGGAGGAAATCACTCGAGTAAGGGCGTCAGGCGCCGACTtggacaaaaataaataaaacaacgaacCGGAATGTCGAGGAACAAAAAAATTCTGTATTTAGGGGTCTCGGATGAGAAAGTTGTATCCGGCTTTGGTCGGCTCAGAACAGGACTAAACAGTGACCCACGAATGTTTGGTTTCTTCCcgcaataaatgaattaatccaccaataattcgaaaaaaattattggctgcaaataattagttaataattcggaaaattattggccgcaaatactCCACTAAGAATTcgaaaaattattggccgcaaataacttattaataattcggaaaatttATTGCGGAGCCGGAAAGGTGGAATTAAAACCTTGGCTTTCGTTTGGAAGAACACGGGCACTGGGTTCTGCCGCCGGCAAAAACAACCCCAATAAAAAACACAGGTTAATTTGGAAAaggcggaaaaaaaaacacagtcgtAATCGCACCCGTGAATTGATTTGCCGTTTTGTCCTAaacgtttgttgttttgtcgcggtttatatatatatatatattttaattttattttaatttattttatttgaattttttttagtttatttattggtcGTTCCTGTGtaggaggcagaaaatatattgtatgggcatgcatgcatatggaaatatatgtgtatgtgtaaggCTTGTGATTCACAGTGGAgcttcgagaagtggactgtatttggatTGGCGGAATAGCACAAATTATGTGGAGaaaaaattgcacacaaaaaaaatatcgcggcagcggcgaactgTTCGGCGAACAGGGAACTCCCGAAACAATTACTTTCCGGATGCcgaatattaattatgcctttatttttcttcaccacacaatttcactttgccTTTGTGTGTGTACACCGGAGCAACGGAGGAACCGAGAATCGAAAAAAACCAGGAATATggcgacacacacaaagcggaggcggattgaaaatttccacgaaacgACGAGAATGGAGGATTGGAagttcctcaactgccgttgtgtcaggaaaactcggacttggagtcgacacggaaaaccttgcagcagagtgaacgaaatttatgttcggaccactgctgaagatcggcaggGAGGGGGGGAGACGGAATGCTCGTTCTTATCTTGGTGGAGAGAAACGCCAAGAACTGCTGGGGGCGGAGTTGAAAATAATCCGGAGTCCAaaaaaaatccggctctgtgGACCAAAATGTTGGGGCGGCGCTTCCTTCCTTCGGGAAAAGTGGAGTTTTAGAAGATGGAAAATTCCCACGGCGCAAGCGAAGTAGTGGCgaagtagaaataaaaaacggGGGCGTCGTAGGGAACTTCACAcgtcgatcagctttatttcgctgcatacatggAACTAATTCTAAGCTTAAGCAAACGGCTGCGCTCCCGCCCGCTTActtcgctaagcgagagcgagagagcggcagcggccgatccaAGTGTTCGGCAGCGcagcccgaggcccgcgctcgagagtgcgaaagcgctcagcgctgcgggagagcgagcgcgggagagcaagagggcgagagccgcccgaggcccgcgctcgagagtgcgaaagcgctcagcgctgcgggtgagcgagcgcgggagaggAAGAGGGGCGCGAGCGGAAAGCTCAGCCGGCAGCGGTGGTACAATGGGCCGCGTACTTAAACACATATGTAATTGGATAAGCATGCAAAATATGTAGGGATGAGTTGTCTTTACtttgtacagtggaaacccgataacGGAACTGCTGAAggcgtacaaaaaatattttggagacagaaaatatatttatatatgggcATGCATAACACATACAGTAAAGCGTCGAGGAGTGCACTGcattatttgaatttgagaACAGTTTCCAGAAAATATCGTGGCCGCGGGAAAATCTAGTGAACGAAAATATGTTGCCGAACGCGGCAACACGAACTATTCACTGTtcaattttcattattattcattcaggcctgctccggtaatcgtaaaatttttttgatttcgttttgggcgaaaacgaaccgttttcgtttttagctgctccggttttcggcaaatttctgctatcggaatctttcgttttctcatcgtttctcactgctcaagcagctaacttgtgtttttggtaataagcaaacaacgtaaagtactgcctattatatttacaattgccctttttataagccagaaaaaggcagaAAATGCTAGAGTTAAGTAAATCTAGGCAtttaagatgctgccacactatTCACTGTTTTatttccggtggtctcaaataattatttggtcaatttcgaccatttaagtaatcacattaaatagcattatttataaacaaccatttatattttataagtatttttaactggctgtttcgttcaaacaacaatatggcaaccttggcgataactttttgcggtgaacttatcgacctatcgccaaaacgaaaaaactggtgaacacggcaaaaattttgttgtcaaatctgaggtggggtcaaaaataaattttttataaaataactacctgccagaatgatcttgtgtatttttatccttttgtaaataagatctgatttcatataaaaaaagccatttacttttcattccggtcagaaaaaggtgcccttttttcaaatcgaaaaaatctttcgttttcgattaccaaAGCACGAATGCTAACAAATATAGGTCGATGCTAACataaacaactaaaccaaaggGGAGATTCGCTCCAAAAAAGCCCACGCCACTACGCCCTACGTAAAATCTTTAAAGCTTGGCTTTTGGCAAGTCTGACATACTTGCATGCCAAACAActggttaaaaacaacaaaaagaactattgccgattttcggggtttgttgttgcctttacATCGAAGCTTACGATTCTCAACGGGTCTAAGCGTAGATTATAGGTAAAGTACCAaaaaaattagcaatagttagcaagtggtctgatgagttgggtagcgccaacgaaacgatcgtcaccacagctgctacttgtctattgacaagttatttttgttgtttttagataCAGTCGgagcctttgatttttataaaatcgaagccgactgagacctcaagtctgcaattacgaatatttttattattttttttttttaattcattgtTCGGCTGAAGATTGAGGATGTCAATTACCACTCTAAGTAAATGACCAACCAACTCGCGGAGTAATGCGCGCCGATGTACGGCCGACTATAGGgacgtatatatgtatgtacggagAAATGTATAACGGGTCCgaagaagtttttttttttttttattaggctttgctattatttattgaatcttctcatttatgagattaacaataagtgtatcagtCTTACAATACTATCTAACTAgtagtcatgagactggtacagagtaaatggccctgactaattatggctgggttggatggtcgttacgtagtaggcggcttcttctggaaactcgtatccagtcccttgctagaggatttggatgggcggagagtttttccttgtaggacgctttttgtttttctatttcgttcttaactgcaggaatgccgagatccctgttgATATGttcattgcgaatataccatgatgccccagtgatagttctcaggatttttgattgggcgcgctgtatgatgtctagacgCGTTCCCCCaaagctgggagccatacgtccatattggcttcagtgtggagttgtagagcaggaccttgtagtccagacacaggggcgatcgggagtttatgagccagtggaggctgctggcttttatttttagatgaattttcttgcattcaatgtgtcttcgccatgttaggcgtctgtcctgGTGGACTCctaggtacgttaccacgttgatttcggggatctgcgtgctgttcaggtagagcggagggcatgtttgtctgttgagagtgaacgttatgtgcttacacttttgttcatttattttaatacgccaatcagatagccacttctcgactaccttgaggtggttggcgagctgggttgtttgccggactgggcatctggaatggctgaggatcgcagtgtcgtcagcgaaggtggatagtgttagctggtcgcttgtggggatatccgctgtgtataggacaaatagggtaggcccaagtgcgcttccttgtggaactccagcttcgattgaataggtgccggatgttgttgcgttgcacctcactgcgaagactctgttgtagagatacgactcaagtaatttgtgtgtgtattgagaccattgagccagacgcggtcgaatgcttgagaaaaatctagaaatattgcgctgcaatattctcgatgcaaattgatgagctgggatgatgttgtgagctcccagataaggaattatgcgctttagttggcatttttcaaataatttggacaagcatgatatggtcttttccgggcttcggtatcattataattatagattttttccatttagttgggtaatggccgaaacttatgatcccattgaagattttacagatgacctcaatagcacaattatcattttttgtgttattaggtcatcgccgggagcctttttcggcttcagttccctgatgaccttcgtgatctcgttcggacgaaatgatgctggagtagattccgtttcagtttggttttgcggtagttcaaatggtagttcaaatggatgtgcagcagggttcggctggaaaacgccctggagatgt includes:
- the LOC138927995 gene encoding uncharacterized protein codes for the protein MRACGRVTSSDLLQYDERHPVILPYDCHLSRLLVRFTHRITLHGGNQLMIRLIRSKILDPKERTSFSRPFTFTGVDYAGPFDIKNYTGRACLITKGYVLVFVCFCTKAIHLEPTSDLTTEKFLAAFARFVSRRGCPRQVQSDNGKTFVGAATLLSRDFLQAVKEAVTGAYSHQQLLWQFIPPGAPHMGGLWEAGVKRPSKIEACLNSRPLAPMSEDPADLLALTPGHFLVGGPLLAVVEPEIKGDATAIINRWQHLKALNQQFRLRWKEEYLKELHKRNKWRAPARNLPVGDMVVVKEDNLPSNEWRLGRIDAVFPGADGHVRVVDIRTARGLIKRPIAKLVLLPTEAPAGPQ
- the LOC121502042 gene encoding uncharacterized protein — its product is MDVNSRSDYIKRKQLCLNCFARGHQQRDCNSARSCFTCHSRHHTLLHRGNPFATAPSLPAPARPRPAATPEDHPDVQVCFASGSRAVLLGTALIDICHLGCNFQAQALIDSGSEATFITERLFNLVKLPFTTIQAQVSGLNHTVTAQSTKLCQFSMRSPSRPGLQLETAAYVLPQLAGSLPSYPVPRDLLKGIPDIPLADPKFFESSQIDVLIGADILPSILLGNSKANICGSLLGQETIFGWVLTGPVSPAAPRSVSAFATRVTCALDDSLDQLLTKFWEVEEVSKQIVPESDSVCEKNFVQTTRRDNCGKYVVTLPLRDPAHKGSELASSRSFALAQFLRNEQRLKRDPPLKARYDAVIQEYLELGHMAEVPSTSSSATYYLPHHAVLKPESTTTKVRVVFNASSPSANGTSLNDILYAGPLLQSDLTIQILKWRYFMFVINADIEKMYRQIWVDPQHTPFQRILFRNSNGELRDYELKTADFLEIDAESTAKTLGVRWKATSDEFFFIPPELTAGSSFTKRQVLSQIAKLFDPAGWLAPFIVQAKMFMQEIWLQDLAWDDDLPRDFCQRWVDCLGHYSALDQIRIPRWVAFRPHLKVEHHGFCDASQKAYGAAIYVRVEAGSTVMVNLLTAKTRVAPVNGVTFAARVMRGIATVRNGQRHSSEDARACVRPVLLD